GGGGCTGCGCGAGCCGAACTGGCGGATCTGGTTGAAGGCGCCGTCCACCAGCCCAGCGAAGGTGATGGGGCAGCGGTGGATGACGCGCACACGCCCCGCCTCGTCGGTGCGCACCGGGTCCGGCGTGCGGCCGCGGCCGGCGCGGCAGAGCGCGGCACCCAGCCAATCCAGGCACCCGATGGCGGTGAACGGGTCGTTGATGGCCGGCGAGAGCGCGCGCACCGCCACTTCCACCAGCTGGTCCACCGCGAACTCCACGTCCTGCTCCGGCGTCCGCTGCGCGCCCACCACGAAGTGCCCGCGGATCTCGCGGACCAGCGCGGCGTCCAGCGACCCCGGCGGCCACGCGCGCACCAGCGGCGACTCCTCGGCCACGAAGTGCCCCGGCCGCTGCTCGATCACCAGCAGCACGTCCGCGCGCGTGGCAACCTTGATTAGCGCCTCCTCGTCCATCGCCTGCACGTAGCCGTCCTCGGTGCTGGGCACCTCGGCGGCGCGCTCGTCGAAGCCGTCGGGGAGCTCGGGGGTGTGCTTGCCGGGTGGGATGGCGTTCTCGGTGGCGAACTCGCCCTCCACCACGCGCCCCAGGTCGCGGCCCACGGCGGCTACCACGTTGGGCGCCTGGATGCTGACCGCCACGTGGTGGATGAAGTAGATCAGCACCCCGAGCGATGCCAGCCCCAGCACCACTCCCCCCGTCACCGATATGGCCGGGACGAAGTAGCCCGCCTCCTCCGCGCCGCGGATGGTGCGCAGGATCAGCAGGCAGTAGACGAAGGAGGCGATGAAGGTGCCCAGGACAAATTGGTTGCCCCGGTCTCGCATGAAGTTGTACAGCAGCCGCGGCCCCAGCTGTGTGCTGGCCAGCGACAGCGCCGCGATCGTGATGGAAAAGGTCACCCCCGCCGTCCCCATCACCGAGCCGGCCACCACGCCCAGGACGGCGCGCGCCCCCTCCGGCCCGCCCGCATAGATCCACCCCAGCCGCCCCGCGAACTCCGCGGAGAGGTATCGGTCGACCCTCACCAGCAGCACGGCCCCGATCCCTGCCGCGACCGCCATGATCGTGGGGATGAACCAGTAGGTGGAGCGCAGGGAGGACAGGAGGTGTTGGAACTTGAGTCTCAACGGTGCCTTGGGATTGAAGTGCGTTAGTAAGTGCCAAGTGCCAAGTGCTAAGTGCCAAGTGCTAAGTGCTAAGTGCTAAGTGCCAAGTGC
The nucleotide sequence above comes from Longimicrobium sp.. Encoded proteins:
- a CDS encoding DUF2254 domain-containing protein — encoded protein: MRLKFQHLLSSLRSTYWFIPTIMAVAAGIGAVLLVRVDRYLSAEFAGRLGWIYAGGPEGARAVLGVVAGSVMGTAGVTFSITIAALSLASTQLGPRLLYNFMRDRGNQFVLGTFIASFVYCLLILRTIRGAEEAGYFVPAISVTGGVVLGLASLGVLIYFIHHVAVSIQAPNVVAAVGRDLGRVVEGEFATENAIPPGKHTPELPDGFDERAAEVPSTEDGYVQAMDEEALIKVATRADVLLVIEQRPGHFVAEESPLVRAWPPGSLDAALVREIRGHFVVGAQRTPEQDVEFAVDQLVEVAVRALSPAINDPFTAIGCLDWLGAALCRAGRGRTPDPVRTDEAGRVRVIHRCPITFAGLVDGAFNQIRQFGSRSPAVVLRMLETIETVLRCTRGDPDEVSALLRHAEMIHRAGLEATPEPHDRADIDARYQLVLRAAERFVGQPPS